A stretch of the Acyrthosiphon pisum isolate AL4f chromosome A2, pea_aphid_22Mar2018_4r6ur, whole genome shotgun sequence genome encodes the following:
- the LOC100168625 gene encoding acyl-CoA synthetase family member 3, mitochondrial isoform X1, producing the protein MVLCRKLLSRPFYSCCIRQLSSEAFKNICKNESSLAPIYRLASQWPNNIAIVDKFGEHTYSSIFNSSVTLSKIIEKSLHGEIQERVAILCPNDASYVVAQWASWMSGQIIVPLSPLHPAAMLEYFISDSDAKVILTTAQFEDIVRPLAEKFNQKYLLLEDHITMNFKPLGKTSFEENDKVEMLNTDNNISDEQFFDSNAMIIYTSGSTGSPKGVLLTHHNLNAQINCLKTAWNWTNKDVILHALPLNHIHGIVNALMCPLHSGARCVMLPKFNATDVWTWLLAIEQYYGYRVNMFMGVPTMYVKLIENYEKMFEKNDRMVEYVKAVCSQKIRLMVSGSAPLPNTLFSRWEQITGHKLLERYGMSEIGMALSNPLDGERKPGFVGQPLPGVNVRIVKDDIILLEGDSKNIKIVNSVKHDTIDGYSGDLQINGNNVFKEYWRKPESTKKEFTEDGWFKTGDSVNYVDGSFKILGRTSIDIIKTGGYKVSALFVETIMLQNKMIKDIAVVGLPDSTWGQRIGALIVIDEQHTINVEHKKLKKDLKCWAETVLPPYSIPTVINIVEEVPRNALGKVDKKSLLKNSFLKYLET; encoded by the exons atggtGTTGTGCAGAAAATTGCTTTCCAGACCTTTTTACAGTTGTTGTATTCGACAGCTTTCTTCCGAAGCATTCAAAAACATATGCAAGAATGAATCTTCTCTagcacctatatatag GTTGGCTTCACAATGGCCGAACAACATTGCAATTGTAGACAAGTTTGGAGAACACACTTATTCCTCAATATTCAACAGCAGTGTCacattgtcaaaaataatagaaaaatctTTACATGGAGAAATTCAAGAACGCGTTGCAATCTTATGTCCAAACGATGCGTCTTATGTAGTTGCTCAGTGGGCTTCATGGATGAGTGGGCAAATAA tTGTACCTTTAAGTCCACTTCACCCAGCTGCTATGTTAGAATATTTCATAAGTGATAGCGATGCTAAAGTCATATTAACTACTGCTCAGTTTGAGGATATTGTACGTCCTTTAGCTGAAAAATTTAACCAAAAGTATCTTTTACTTGAAGACCATATTACTATGAATTTCAAACCACTTGGTAAAACATCATTTGAAGAAAATGATAAGGTAGAAATGTTAAATACTGACAATAATATAAGCGATGAGCAGTTCTTTGATTCAAATGCAATGATAATTTACACATCTGGATCAACCGGTTCCCCtaaag GTGTTTTGTTGACACATCATAATTTAAATGCGCAGATAAACTGTTTGAAAACTGCTTGGAATTGGACTAATAAAGACGTTATTCTCCACGCTCTGCCTTTGAATCACATCCACGGTATTGTGAACGCACTTATGTGTCCACTACACTCAGGTGCAAG ATGTGTTATGCTACCAAAGTTTAACGCTACTGATGTGTGGACATGGCTCTTAGCTATAGAACAATACTATGGATACAGAGTAAACATGTTTATGGGTGTACCAACTATGTATGTAAAActtattgaaaattatgaaaaaatgtttgaaaaaaatgatagaATGGTAGAATATGTTAAAGCTGTTTGTTCTCAAAAAATCAG attgatGGTAAGTGGCTCAGCACCATTACCCAATACACTGTTTAGCCGTTGGGAACAGATTACTGGTCATAAATTACTAGAACGATATGGCATGAGTGAAATTGGAATGGCTCTTTCTAATCCTCTAGATGGTGAAAGAAAACcag GTTTTGTTGGTCAACCTTTACCGGGTGTAAATGTCCGAATTGTCAAGGATGACATTATATTACTGGAAggggacagtaaaaatataaaaattgtcaattcAGTAAAGCATGATACCATTGATGGTTATAGTGGGGATTTGCAAATAAATGGGAATAATGTGTTTAAGGAATATTGGCGTAAACCTgaatcaacaaaaaaagaatttactgAAGACGGGTGGTTTAAGACCg GCGACTCCGTGAACTATGTTGAtggtagttttaaaatattaggccGAACATCAATAGATATAATCAAAACCGGAGGTTATAAAGTTAGTGCTTTGTTTGTTGAAACTATTATGTTACAAAACAAAATGATCAAAGACATTGCTGTGGTTGGATTACCAGATAGTACATGGGGACAGCGAATAGGTGCTTTGATTGTAATTGATGAACAACACACAATTAATGTTgaacataaaaaattgaaaaaagatttaaaatgttgGGCTGAAACGGTATTACCACCATATAGTATACCAACAGTAATTAACATTGTTGAAGAGGTGCCCAGGAATGCTTTGGGTAAGGTGGATAAAAAATCATTACTGAAGAAttcttttttaaagtatttggaaACTTAA
- the LOC100168625 gene encoding acyl-CoA synthetase family member 3, mitochondrial isoform X2, with translation MNRPIFRLASQWPNNIAIVDKFGEHTYSSIFNSSVTLSKIIEKSLHGEIQERVAILCPNDASYVVAQWASWMSGQIIVPLSPLHPAAMLEYFISDSDAKVILTTAQFEDIVRPLAEKFNQKYLLLEDHITMNFKPLGKTSFEENDKVEMLNTDNNISDEQFFDSNAMIIYTSGSTGSPKGVLLTHHNLNAQINCLKTAWNWTNKDVILHALPLNHIHGIVNALMCPLHSGARCVMLPKFNATDVWTWLLAIEQYYGYRVNMFMGVPTMYVKLIENYEKMFEKNDRMVEYVKAVCSQKIRLMVSGSAPLPNTLFSRWEQITGHKLLERYGMSEIGMALSNPLDGERKPGFVGQPLPGVNVRIVKDDIILLEGDSKNIKIVNSVKHDTIDGYSGDLQINGNNVFKEYWRKPESTKKEFTEDGWFKTGDSVNYVDGSFKILGRTSIDIIKTGGYKVSALFVETIMLQNKMIKDIAVVGLPDSTWGQRIGALIVIDEQHTINVEHKKLKKDLKCWAETVLPPYSIPTVINIVEEVPRNALGKVDKKSLLKNSFLKYLET, from the exons ATGAATCGTCCAATATTTag GTTGGCTTCACAATGGCCGAACAACATTGCAATTGTAGACAAGTTTGGAGAACACACTTATTCCTCAATATTCAACAGCAGTGTCacattgtcaaaaataatagaaaaatctTTACATGGAGAAATTCAAGAACGCGTTGCAATCTTATGTCCAAACGATGCGTCTTATGTAGTTGCTCAGTGGGCTTCATGGATGAGTGGGCAAATAA tTGTACCTTTAAGTCCACTTCACCCAGCTGCTATGTTAGAATATTTCATAAGTGATAGCGATGCTAAAGTCATATTAACTACTGCTCAGTTTGAGGATATTGTACGTCCTTTAGCTGAAAAATTTAACCAAAAGTATCTTTTACTTGAAGACCATATTACTATGAATTTCAAACCACTTGGTAAAACATCATTTGAAGAAAATGATAAGGTAGAAATGTTAAATACTGACAATAATATAAGCGATGAGCAGTTCTTTGATTCAAATGCAATGATAATTTACACATCTGGATCAACCGGTTCCCCtaaag GTGTTTTGTTGACACATCATAATTTAAATGCGCAGATAAACTGTTTGAAAACTGCTTGGAATTGGACTAATAAAGACGTTATTCTCCACGCTCTGCCTTTGAATCACATCCACGGTATTGTGAACGCACTTATGTGTCCACTACACTCAGGTGCAAG ATGTGTTATGCTACCAAAGTTTAACGCTACTGATGTGTGGACATGGCTCTTAGCTATAGAACAATACTATGGATACAGAGTAAACATGTTTATGGGTGTACCAACTATGTATGTAAAActtattgaaaattatgaaaaaatgtttgaaaaaaatgatagaATGGTAGAATATGTTAAAGCTGTTTGTTCTCAAAAAATCAG attgatGGTAAGTGGCTCAGCACCATTACCCAATACACTGTTTAGCCGTTGGGAACAGATTACTGGTCATAAATTACTAGAACGATATGGCATGAGTGAAATTGGAATGGCTCTTTCTAATCCTCTAGATGGTGAAAGAAAACcag GTTTTGTTGGTCAACCTTTACCGGGTGTAAATGTCCGAATTGTCAAGGATGACATTATATTACTGGAAggggacagtaaaaatataaaaattgtcaattcAGTAAAGCATGATACCATTGATGGTTATAGTGGGGATTTGCAAATAAATGGGAATAATGTGTTTAAGGAATATTGGCGTAAACCTgaatcaacaaaaaaagaatttactgAAGACGGGTGGTTTAAGACCg GCGACTCCGTGAACTATGTTGAtggtagttttaaaatattaggccGAACATCAATAGATATAATCAAAACCGGAGGTTATAAAGTTAGTGCTTTGTTTGTTGAAACTATTATGTTACAAAACAAAATGATCAAAGACATTGCTGTGGTTGGATTACCAGATAGTACATGGGGACAGCGAATAGGTGCTTTGATTGTAATTGATGAACAACACACAATTAATGTTgaacataaaaaattgaaaaaagatttaaaatgttgGGCTGAAACGGTATTACCACCATATAGTATACCAACAGTAATTAACATTGTTGAAGAGGTGCCCAGGAATGCTTTGGGTAAGGTGGATAAAAAATCATTACTGAAGAAttcttttttaaagtatttggaaACTTAA
- the LOC100161161 gene encoding glucose-6-phosphate isomerase, whose amino-acid sequence MSGKLLLTDDVAYKALAEHYASAGSSLNMKNLFACSSDRFDKFSLRLTTPNDGEVLLDYSKNRVDEKTLDLLFSLAKARKVEEARSALFGGERINVTEQRPVLHVALRNRSNKPIVVDGQDVMPEVNSVLEHMKEFTEQVISKKWVGYTGKPIEDVVNIGIGGSDLGPLMVTEALKPYAVGPRVHFVSNIDGTHLKEVLKKVQPETVLFIIASKTFTTQETITNATSAKKWFLETAKDQSSVAKHFVALSTNKVKVTEFGIDECNMFGFWDWVGGRYSLWSAIGLSISLSIGFENFESLLSGAHFMDQHFVNAPLEKNAPVILALLGIWYHNFHGAETHALLPYDQYMHRFAAYFQQGDMESNGKSVTLNGTPISSYSTGPIVWGEPGTNGQHAFYQLIHQGTRLIPADFIAPAVTHSCISEGIHHQILMANFLAQTEALMKGKTPDEARKELEGSNLDCAELEKLVAHKTFSGNRPTNSIVFKQITPFTLGLLIALYEQKIFVQGVIWDINSFDQWGVELGKQLAKKIEPELQTPNKITSHDSSTNGLINFIKSNWS is encoded by the exons ATGTCCGGAAAATTGCTGCTCACCGACGACGTGGCGTACAAAGCCCTCGCCGAACATTACGCGTCCGCTGGTTCATCGCTGAACATGAAAAATCTGTTCGCCTGTAGCAGTGACCGTTTCGACAAGTTCAG cttacgATTAACCACTCCAAATGATGGTGAAGTGTTACTTGATTATTCAAAAAATCGTGTGGATGAAAAAACCTTAGATTTATTGTTTAGTTTG gCAAAAGCTCGTAAAGTTGAAGAAGCTAGATCAGCTTTGTTTGGCGGTGAGCGAATCAATGTAACAGAACAACGACCTGTGTTGCATGTAGCCTTACGTAATCGGTCTAATAAGCCAATAGTAGTTGATGGTCAAGATGTTATGCCAGAAGTTAACAGTGTTCTGGAGCACATGAAAGAATTCACTGAACAA gtaatatcaaaaaaatgggTAGGATACACAGGAAAACCTATTGAAGATGTAGTCAACATTGGTATTGGAGGATCAGATTTG GGTCCATTAATGGTGACAGAAGCATTAAAACCTTATGCTGTAGGTCCCCGTGTTCATTTTGTGTCTAATATTGATGGAACACATTTAAAAGAAGTATTGAAGAAGGTTCAACCTGAAACTGTGTTATTTATAATTGCTAGCAAAACATTTACTACTCAAGAAACTATAACAAATGCAACATCCGCTAAGAAATGGTTTTTGGAAACTGCTAaagat CAATCCAGCGTTGCTAAACATTTTGTTGCACTCTCTACTAATAAAGTGAAGGTGACCGAATTTGGAATCGATGAATGCAACATGTTTGGTTTTTGGGACTGGGTAGGTGGACGTTACTCACTTTGGTCGGCTATTGGTCTTTCAATATCCTTATCTAttggttttgaaaattttgaatctTTACTGAGTGGTGCCCATTTCATGGATCAACATTTTGTCAACGCTCCATTGGAgaaaaat GCACCTGTTATTTTGGCTTTATTGGGAATCTGGTATCATAACTTCCACGGTGCTGAAACGCACGCACTTCTTCCTTATGATCAGTACATGCATAGGTTCGCTGCATACTTCCAACAAGGTGACATGGAATCTAACGGAAAATCAGTTACTTTAAATGGTACTCCGATTTCATCGTATTCTACTGGGCCCATTGTCTGGGGTGAACCAGGTACAAACGGACAGCATGCATTTTACCAACTAATTCATCAAGGTACTCGTCTCATACCTGCGGATTTCATTGCTCCTGCTGTCACCCACAGTTGTATTAGTGAAGGAATTCACCACCAG attttaatggCTAACTTTTTGGCTCAAACTGAAGCACTCATGAAAGGTAAAACTCCAGATGAAGCACGTAAAGAGCTTGAAGGGTCGAATTTAGACTGCGCTGAACTCGAAAAGCTAGTTGCACACAAAACATTTTCTGGAAATCGTCCAACCAACTCAATTGTATTCAAGCAAATTACTCCATTTACATTGGGTTTATTAATCg ctttgtatgaacaaaaaatatttgtccaaGGTGTTATTTGGGATATTAACTCATTTGATCAATGGGG TGTTGAACTGGGCAAACAGTTGGCCAAAAAAATTGAACCCGAACTTCAAACGCCAAACAAGATTACAAGTCACGACTCGTCCACCAATGGTCTCATCAACTTTATCAAATCCAATTGGTCATAA